Proteins encoded in a region of the Raphanus sativus cultivar WK10039 chromosome 8, ASM80110v3, whole genome shotgun sequence genome:
- the LOC108823157 gene encoding cysteine-rich receptor-like protein kinase 17: MAKKSSVSILCFLIIIFSAISVSAQTCDETAGNFKPDSPYDMNRRLINFTLASNVTDHNGYFYGWTGLYPDIVYAVGMCSPGAGPEACSQCIQDTSDSLLKSCPNQTDSFTWLGEEFLCLVHYSRKPFSGVLILEPSNVLFNSMDIAKENQKEFDSVWDVLMSRTIKSLARNNLSTSSLSFSNSKYYANDTAPVPDFRNIWVLMQCTPDVSSEDCKLCLEKSVDYYKELHHGKSGGIVRRPSCFLRWELYTFSGVFDHIRMPTPSSPPQPSPWPSKTPFVVTNMPKKDTSLSGGIITAIVIVIFFFIIISIAIVVAVFKRKRNQKIELPTESVQFDLKTIEAATSNFSASNKLGQGGFGEVYKGMLMNGTEVAVKRLSKTSGQGEVEFKNEVVVVAKLQHRNLVRLLGFSLQGEEKLLVYEFVPNKSLDYFLFDPKKRTQLDWTMRRNIIDGITRGILYLHQDSRLKIIHRDLKASNILLDADMNPKIADFGMARIFGMEETVANTKRVVGTFGYMPPEYVTHGQFSTKSDVYSFGVLILEIISGKKNSSFYQMEGLVNNLVTYVWRLWEKKSLHELIDPIIREESERDEVIRHIHIGLLCVQENSAERPTMSRIHQMLTTSSIALDVPSPPGFLFRKGPGSNPAQRLEPGEPTSMSFACSLDEATITDVTPR, translated from the exons ATGGCAAAGAAGAGCAGTGTATCAATCCTATGCTTCTTAATCATAATCTTTAGTGCTATATCTGTTTCTGCACAAACATGTGACGAAACTGCTGGAAACTTCAAACCGGATAGCCCATATGACATGAACCGCCGTCTCATCAACTTTACTCTAGCTTCTAACGTCACGGATCACAACGGCTACTTCTATGGTTGGACCGGCCTATACCCGGACATCGTCTACGCCGTGGGGATGTGCTCTCCAGGTGCTGGACCAGAAGCTTGCTCCCAATGTATCCAGGACACCTCGGATAGTTTACTAAAGTCATGTCCCAACCAGACAGACTCTTTCACATGGTTAGGTGAAGAGTTTCTTTGCCTTGTTCACTACTCTCGCAAACCCTTCTCCGGAGTCCTCATCTTGGAGCCATCAAATGTTCTTTTTAATTCAATGGACATAGCAAAAGAAAACCAGAAGGAATTTGATAGTGTGTGGGATGTGTTAATGTCTCGTACGATAAAATCGTTGGCGAGAAACAATTTATCTACTTCTTCTTTATCATTCTCTAATAGTAAATACTATGCAAATGATACAGCTCCGGTTCCGGATTTCCGGAACATATGGGTGTTGATGCAATGCACTCCAGATGTTTCTTCAGAGGATTGTAAACTTTGCCTAGAGAAAAGCGTTGATTACTATAAGGAATTGCACCATGGGAAGAGTGGTGGCATTGTGCGGCGGCCAAGTTGCTTTTTACGGTGGGAATTGTATACATTTTCTGGTGTTTTTGATCATATTAGAATGCCAACCCCGTCATCACCACCACAGCCTTCACCGTGGCCTTCAAAGACCCCTTTTGTAGTCACCAACATGCCCAAGAAAG ATACAAGTTTATCGGGAGGAATCATCACTGCGATAGtcattgttattttctttttcattataaTATCCATAGCTATAGTCGTTGCTGTtttcaagagaaagagaaaccaAAAAATTGAACTTCCAA CGGAATCTGTTCAATTTGATTTAAAGACAATAGAAGCTGCGACCAGCAACTTCTCTGCGAGTAACAAGCTTGGTCAAGGTGGATTTGGTGAGGTTTACAAG GGTATGCTCATGAATGGAACTGAAGTTGCGGTAAAGAGACTGTCTAAAACATCAGGACAAGGTGAAGTAGAGTTCAAGAATGAAGTAGTTGTTGTTGCAAAGCTTCAGCATAGAAATCTTGTTAGACTTCTCGGGTTTTCGCTACAAGGAGAAGAGAAGTTACTCGTCTATGAGTTTGTTCCTAACAAAAGCCTTGATTATTTCCTGTTTG ACCCTAAGAAGAGAACTCAATTGGACTGGACTATGCGACGCAACATCATTGATGGGATTACTAGAGGAATTTTATATCTTCATCAAGATTCAAGGCTCAAAATCATACACCGTGACCTCAAAGCAAGTAATATTCTCTTAGACGCGGATATGAACCCAAAAATTGCTGATTTTGGAATGGCAAGGATTTTTGGTATGGAGGAAACTGTAGCCAATACAAAAAGAGTGGTTGGAACCTT TGGTTACATGCCTCCCGAATATGTGACACATGGTCAATTCTCAACAAAATCAGATGTCTATAGTTTTGGAGTATTGATTCTTGAGATCATTAGCGGAAAAAAGAATAGCAGCTTCTACCAGATGGAGGGTCTAGTTAACAACTTAGTCACATAT GTATGGAGACTTTGGGAGAAGAAATCATTGCATGAGCTCATAGATCCCATTATCAGAGAAGAGAGTGAAAGAGATGAAGTCATTAGACACATTCATATTGGGCTGTTGTGTGTTCAAGAAAATTCTGCAGAACGTCCAACAATGTCTAGGATTCACCAAATGCTCACAACCAGCTCCATTGCTCTGGATGTGCCTTCACCGCCTGGATTTCTGTTTAGGAAGGGACCAGGATCAAACCCAGCCCAGAGGCTGGAACCGGGTGAACCCACCAGCATGTCTTTTGCTTGTTCTTTAGATGAAGCAACAATCACTGATGTTACCCCTCGTTGA